In Ochotona princeps isolate mOchPri1 chromosome 21, mOchPri1.hap1, whole genome shotgun sequence, a single genomic region encodes these proteins:
- the TMEM89 gene encoding transmembrane protein 89 produces the protein MPLVLSFLPSLLLLMLPASSHAWTRPLWYQVGLDLQPWGCQQNNLDACERSISCPGYWMSLGGKNMYPVAGVTLTTTMMLMFSRAMLQRWRSQGAKGEDPQVTVGPCKAWKQKPVVSERALLHGVLHMLDALLLHIEGHLQRLATQKQIQIKEPPTQLG, from the exons ATGCCACTCGTGCTGTCCTTTCTGCCGTCGCTGCTCCTACTGATGCTACCCGCCTCCTCCCATGCCTGGACCCGGCCCCTCTGGTACCAGGTGGGGCTGGACTTACAGCCTTGGGGGTGCCAGCAGAACAACCTGGATGCCTGTGAGCGtagcatcagctgtcccggcTACTGGATGAGCCTGGGTGGGAAGAACATGTACCCCGTGGCAGGGGTCACCCTCACCACCACCATGATGCTGATGTTCAGCCGTGCCATGCTGCAGCGCTGGCGTTCTCAGGGTGCCAAGGGCGAG GATCCGCAGGTGACTGTTGGCCCCTGcaaggcctggaaacagaagccTGTGGTCTCAGAGCGTGCCTTACTCCACGGGGTCCTGCACATGCTCGATGCCCTCCTGCTCCACATTGAGGGCCACCTGCAGCGCCTGGCCACCCAGAAGCAAATCCAAATAAAGGAGCCTCCCACCCAGCTTGGGTGA
- the LOC101520891 gene encoding cytochrome b-c1 complex subunit 1, mitochondrial, producing the protein MAASVVCRVTGIRAQALLGTRRSPALLRAPALRGTATFAQALQNVPETQVSLLDNGLRVASEQSPQQTCTVGVWIDVGSRYETEKNNGAGYFVEHLAFKGTKNRPGNALEKEIESMGAHLNAYSTREHTAYYIKALSKDLPKAVELLADMVQNCSLEDSQVEKERDVILREMQENDASMRDVVFNYLHATAFQGTPLAQAVEGPSENVRKLSRADLTEYLGQHYKAPRMVLAAAGGVEHRQLLDLAQKHFSSVSGEYAEDAVPAVTPCRFTGSEIRHRDDALPFAHVAIAVEGPGWANPDNVALQVGNAILGHYDCTYGGGKNLSSPLAAVSVANKLCQSFQTFNICYAETGLLGAHFVCDRMNIDDMIFFLQGQWMRLCTSATESEVTRGKNILRNALVAHLDGTTPVCEDIGRNLLTYGRRIPLAEWESRIAEVDAHTVREVCSKYFYDQCPAVAGLGPIEQLSDYNRIRSGMFWLRF; encoded by the exons ATGGCGGCGTCCGTGGTTTGCAGGGTGACAGGAATTAGGGCCCAAGCGCTGTTGGGCACCCGCCGTTCG CCGGCCCTGCTGAGGGCGCCTGCCCTGCGAGGGACCGCCACCTTCGCCCAGGCCCTCCAGAACGTGCCCGAGACGCAGGTCAGCCTGCTGGACAACGGGCTGCGAGTGGCCTCGGAGCAGTCTCCGCAGCAGACCTGCACG GTGGGCGTGTGGATTGATGTCGGCAGCCGGTACGAGACCGAGAAGAACAATGGGGCCGGTTACTTCGTGGAGCAcctggcgttcaag GGAACAAAGAATCGGCCTGGCAATGCCctggagaaggagatagagagcaTGGGTGCCCATCTTAATGCCTACAGCACCCGGGAACACACAGCCTACTACATCAAGGCGCTGTCCAAGGACCTTCCCAAAG CTGTGGAGCTGCTGGCTGACATGGTGCAGAACTGTAGCCTAGAGGACTCCCAGGTTGAGAAGGAGCGAGACGTGATTCTGCGCGAGATGCAGGAGAATGACGCGTCCATGCGCGATGTGGTCTTCAACTATCTGCACGCCACGGCCTTCCAGGGCACCCCGCTGGCCCAGGCCGTGGAGGGGCCCAGTGAGAATGTCAG GAAGCTGTCTCGAGCAGACTTGACCGAGTATCTCGGTCAGCATTACAAGGCCCCTCGCATGGTGCTAGCGGCAGCTGGAG GGGTGGAGCACCGGCAGCTGCTGGACCTGGCACAGAAGCACTTCAGCAGCGTCTCTGGGGAGTACGCTGAGGACGCCGTGCCCGCTGTGACACCATGCCGCTTCACGGGCAGTGAG ATCCGGCACCGTGATGATGCCCTACCTTTTGCCCATGTGGCCATTGCCGTGGAGGGCCCTGGCTGGGCCAACCCTGATAATGTGGCCCTCCAAGTGGGCAATGCCATCCTTGGTCACTATGACTGCACTTACGGTGGTGGCAAG AACCTGTCCAGCCCGCTGGCTGCAGTCTCCGTGGCCAACAAACTGTGCCAGAGTTTCCAGACCTTCAACATCTGCTACGCAGAGACCGGGTTGCTCGGCGCGCACTTTGTGTGTGACCGCATGAACATCGATGACATGATATTCTTCCTGCAAGGCCAATG GATGCGCCTGTGCACCAGTGCCACAGAGAGTGAGGTGACCCGGGGCAAAAACATCCTCCGAAATGCCTTGGTGGCTCATCTGGATG GCACCACCCCCGTGTGTGAGGACATCGGACGCAACCTCCTGACCTACGGCCGCCGCATCCCCCTGGCCGAGTGGGAGAGCCGGATAGCG GAGGTGGATGCCCACACAGTGCGTGAGGTCTGCTCTAAGTACTTCTATGATCAGTGTCCAGCGGTGGCTGGATTAG GCCCCATTGAGCAGCTTTCAGACTACAACCGGATCCGTAGCGGCATGTTCTGGCTGCGCTTCTAG
- the SLC26A6 gene encoding solute carrier family 26 member 6, translating to MEQLPPGPARRAVRLSDAAGERDTEALLPAAQAMELRKRDYCVERPLLNQEQLEELGRWGPAPRTHRWRTWLQCSRARAHALLLQHLPILAWLPRYPVRDWLLGDLLSGLSVAIMQLPQGLAYALLAGLPPVFGLYSSFYPVFIYFLFGTSRHISVGTFAVMSVMVGSVIESLAPDEDLLAVSNVTVNLPDASNFTDNETARDAVRVQLASTLGVLVGLFQVGLGLVRFGFVVTYLSEPLVRSYTTAASVQVFISQLKYVFGLQLRSRSGPLSLIYTVLEFFWKLPQTVVGTLVTALVAGLALVAIKLLSEKLRRYLPLPIPGELLTLIGATAISYGVGLEQQFGVDIVGNIPAGLVPPVAPNPQLFAQLVGNAFAIAVVGFAIAISLGKIFALRHGYRVDSNQELVALGLSNLVGGLFQCFPVSCSMSRSLVQESTGGNTQVAGAISSLFLLLIILKLGELFRDLPKAVLAAVIIVNLKGMLLQFKDIPTLWKTNRIDLLIWLVTFVATILLNLDLGLAVAIVFSLLLMVVRTQLPHYSILGRVPDTDIYRDVAEYSEAREVPGVKVFRSSATLFFANAEFYGDALKQRCGVDVDYLLSQKKKLLKKREMQLKRLKKSKTQPQTQADPSKVTSVSVYVNPSQGDIKSDDMEDSREKVKPGDYLDGVAASSQEDAKAPSGSMLRMLGLPQPDFHSLVLDLGTLSFVDTVCLKSLKNIFREFREIEVEVYIAACHSPVVAQLEAGNFFDTSITKRHVFASVHDAVTFALQHPRQEPGSSALATKL from the exons ATGGAGCAGTTGCCGCCAGGCCCCGCGCGGCGGGCCGTGCGGCTCTCGGATGCAGCGGG agagagggacacagaggCGCTCCTGCCAGCAGCCCAGGCCATGGAGCTGCGGAAGCGAGACTACTGCGTGGAGCGACCGCTGCTGAACCAGGAGCAGCTGGAGGAGCTAGGTCGCTGGGGCCCCGCACCCAGGACCCACCGCTGGCGCACCTGGCTGCA ATGCTCCCGTGCTCGGGCCCATGCCCTTCTGCTCCAGCATCTCCCCATTCTCGCCTGGCTGCCGCGCTATCCTGTACGGGACTGGCTGCTGGGGGATCTCTTGTCTGGCCTGAGTGTGGCCATAATGCAGCTTCCACAGG GCTTGGCTTATGCCCTCCTGGCTGGATTGCCCCCTGTGTTCGGTCTCTACAGTTCCTTCTACCCTGTCTTCATCTATTTCCTGTTTGGTACTTCCCGGCACATCTCCGTGG GAACCTTTGCTGTCATGTCTGTGATGGTGGGCAGTGTGATAGAATCCCTGGCCCCGGATGAGGACTTGCTAGCTGTCTCAAACGTCACAGTCAACCTGCCGGATGCCTCAAACTTCACAGATAATGAGACTGCCAGGGATGCAGTCCGGGTGCAGCTAGCCTCCACGCTAGGCGTCCTGGTTGGCCTCTTCCAG GTAGGGCTGGGCCTAGTCCGCTTCGGCTTTGTGGTCACCTACCTGTCTGAGCCCCTGGTGCGCAGCTACACCACAGCTGCGTCTGTGCAGGTCTTCATCTCGCAGCTCAAGTATGTGTTTGGCCTCCAGCTGAGAAGCCGCTCCGGACCACTCTCCCTCATCTAT ACAGTGCTGGAGTTCTTCTGGAAGCTGCCCCAGACTGTAGTGGGCACCTTGGTCACCGCCCTGGTGGCTGGACTAGCGCTGGTGGCCATAAAGTTGCTGAGTGAGAAGTTGCGGCGCTACCTGCCCCTGCCCATCCCAGGGGAGCTGCTCACG CTCATTGGGGCCACAGCCATCTCCTACGGTGTGGGCCTGGAGCAGCAATTTGGGGTGGACATTGTGGGCAACATCCCCGCAGG GCTGGTGCCCCCTGTGGCCCCCAACCCACAGCTGTTTGCACAGCTCGTGGGAAACGCCTTTGCCATCGCCGTGGTGGGCTTCGCCATTGCCATCTCGCTGGGGAAGATCTTCGCTTTGAGGCATGGCTATCGTGTGGACAGCAACCAG gAACTGGTGGCCCTTGGCCTGAGTAACCTCGTTGGGGGCTTGTTCCAGTGCTTCCCCgtgagctgctccatgtcccGGAGCCTGGTGCAAGAAAGCACGGGGGGCAACACACAG GTTGCTGGAGCCATCtcttcccttttcctcctcctcatcattctcaaacttggggaactcttccGAGACCTACCCAAG GCAGTCCTGGCCGCTGTCATCATTGTGAATCTGAAGggcatgttgctgcagttcaagGACATCCCCACCCTCTGGAAAACAAACCGGATAGATCTG CTCATCTGGCTGGTGACCTTTGTGGCCACCATCCTGCTGAATCTGGACCTGGGTCTGGCGGTGGCAATAGTCTTCTCACTGCTGCTCATGGTGGTGCGAACGCAGCT GCCCCACTACTCAATTCTGGGGCGGGTGCCAGACACAGATATTTACCGAGACGTGGCCGAGTACTCagag gccaggGAGGTCCCAGGCGTGAAGGTCTTCCGCTCCTCGGCCACCCTGTTCTTTGCCAATGCTGAGTTCTATGGTGATGCACTGAAGCAGCGG TGCGGCGTGGATGTTGACTACCTCCTCTCCCAGAAGAAGAAGCTGCTGAAGAAGCGAGAGATGCAGCTGAAGCGACTCAAGAAAAGCAAAACCCAGCCTCAGACACAG GCTGATCCTTCCAAGGTCACCTCTGTTTCCGTCTATGTCAACCCCAGCCAGGGGGACATCAAGAGCGATGACATGGAAGACTCAAGGGAAAAG GTGAAGCCCGGAGATTACCTGGATGGTGTGGCGGCCAGCAGTCAGGAAGATGCCAAGGCACCGAGTGGGTCCATGCTGAGGATgctgggcctgccccagcccGACTTCCATAGCCTTGTCCTGGATCTAGGCACGCTATCCTTCGTGGACACTGTGTGCCTCAAAAGCCTGAAGAAC ATTTTTCGTGAGTTCCGGGAGATCGAGGTGGAGGTGTACATCGCAGCCTGTCACA GCCCTGTTGTTGCCCAGCTCGAGGCTGGAAACTTCTTTGACACATCTATCACCAAACGCCATGTCTTTGCCTCTGTCCATGACGCTGTCACCTTCGCCCTTCAGCACCCAAGGCAAGAGcccggcagctctgctttg GCCACAAAACTGTGA